The stretch of DNA TTCGCGCCGCTCAAATCGAAGCGGGCACCATTGGCAACTACAGCGCCGCCACCATCAAGCCCGGCGACGCCGTGGCCGACCGCCGGGGCGACTGGGCGCGAGTCGTGAAGGTCAACGCCAAAAGCGTCACCATTAACGGACCCTTCGGCACCTACCGCCTCAACTTCCACGAACTCAGCGGCCACCGCCCCACCACCACCCACGCCGCCTAACCCCCCGGGGGCGCCCCACACCAAGGGCGCCCCCACTGGGGAAGGGCACCACGGCCAACCGACCACGCGCTAGCCGCGCGCGGACCACCTCACACGGGCGCCGCCACGGAGGCCGGCCCCCGAAGGACCTCGCGCACAGCGCGAGGACAGCCCTCACGCCAAGGCGCCTCCGATCGGCACAAAGCGCCGCTCGAAAACGCCGGCGTCGATCACCACCCGCTCACACTCGCGGCCCGCCTCTCCCGCAGCCGTCAACACCACCACGGGCGCTGCGCGCCCGTGCGTGCTGACCCACTCCACTCGCACCGCGGTGCCGCCCTCGCGATCGCGCCACCACGTGTCCCGCAGGTCGTCCAACATGCCGATTCCCTCGCTCTCAAAGCCCCGCCAGCGTGCCCGTCGCGGCCGATGGTACGGGGCAAAACCCGGGTCATTTCCGCTCAGAACGTGGTCGCGAGTTTCACTTCCGGCCCGCCGCGGTGCAGTATCGCCAGCGCGCGTGACACGCGGCGCAGCTTGACGTGTCGCTTGCGCGGGGGAGCGGGGCGTATTCGTGCCGCCTTCTGTCGCGTCGGTCCTGGTAGAAGAGGTGTTGCCACCAATTTGGCGACGTTTCCGATGAAGAGTGCGAGTGGACGCCCAGGCTTGTAGAAAAGTTGGTCGAAAAGAGTCATCTGAGCCTTGCGAAGCGGGCGCAGCAGCGTCAGTGCCAGGCGTCGATAATGTTGTCCACTTCCGCGTGCCACCGCCACGGCATGGGCGCTGTCGGGCAAGCCCGACCTGGGCTCTACTCGGCCGCGAAGCGGCCTCCCCAAGCCACCCAAGGGTGTCTTGGCCCTCCGGGTAACGATCCCTAACGCAACCACCCCGCCCCCACGGGGGCGTGACGCGCCCCGCCTGCAGCTGGGGAGTGGGGGCACCTCCAGTGCCCAACGCACCGCTACGCGGTACTCATCAACCACCGCGCGCAGCTCGCGCAAATCCCCGCGTCGACGAGCGGACAACAGGGCGCAGCCGGCAGGCAAAAAGCGGCCTTGACGATCAAGGGGTCCGGTCCCCGTTTCACCTCACCCAACCCCGGCACTAGCAGGCACAACACCCCCCGTCGACCCCTCTCACATGTCAGACCCCCCCAATAGAATTGAGGCATCGGCACCCGCCGACATGAGGCCCGAAAGGGCCCGAACCTGAAAAGGAGAACCACCCATGAACGACCTCACCATCAGCGTGACAGGTTGGGTAGCCACCGACCCCAAGCACATCGTCGGCCCCACCGGCACCCGCCTCACCTCATTCCGCCTCGCCAGCACCGCCCGCCACTTTGACCGAACCCGCCAAGAGTGGACCGACGGAAAAACGGAATGGTTCACAGTTCGAGTGTTCCGTGAGGCCGCGATCAACGTGAAGGACTCCCTCGCCAAGGGCCAGCCTGTCGTGGTCCGTGGACGCCTGTCCACTCACGACTGGGACAGCGACACCGGCCAGCGCACCGACCTCATCAT from Demequina lutea encodes:
- a CDS encoding single-stranded DNA-binding protein, with protein sequence MNDLTISVTGWVATDPKHIVGPTGTRLTSFRLASTARHFDRTRQEWTDGKTEWFTVRVFREAAINVKDSLAKGQPVVVRGRLSTHDWDSDTGQRTDLIIDADAIGHDLTKGVATFTRTQPTALGCDTEPAPEAPEASAAA